Within Acomys russatus chromosome 7, mAcoRus1.1, whole genome shotgun sequence, the genomic segment ACTATAAACGTGAAGGAATTTGGATGATCCCTCATTTTACTGATGACAAAACTAAGGAGTAAAAGAACAATTGTGATATGAAGCTACCTCAGACACTTGCAACTGTGGtgaaaaaacaacagcagaacaaaaaacaaaaaacctactgGGTTTAGGATGACCATGAAATCTCCAAAGATGATTCATtcatattctttcattttctgtgtttgtctctctgtctctctccctctctctctgtttctgtctctgtctctgtttctctctctctctctctctctctctctctctctctctctctctctctctctgtctctctctctgtctctctctctcttctctctctctctctctctctctctctctctctctctctctctctctctctctctctctctctctctctcgtgtgtgtgtgtgtgtgtgtgtgtgtgtgtgtgtgtgtgtactagcaTGCAgatgtttgtatatgcatatggAAGTCACAGTTCAGCACTAGGTGTTGAACCTCAGGCACCATCTTGGAGCTTCTTCAAGTAGGCTAGCCTAGCTCACCAGTAAATCTGGGAAActtgtctgtctctacctccttagCATGAGATTACAAGGGTGAGCCGACACTGTACCCACTGAGTATCTCCAGCACACCCTTTCCCCTGTTAGAGATTTTTGTCCCAGGTGCTGTAGGAGAATTTTCTCAGGTCTGCCTCACAGCCACTTGTGGTATGTGCTTTGAAACTCCTGctgtacatatacaaaaataagcaCTGAAGATAAAGCTCAGTCACAGAATAGATACGGTGTCATTAAATCAAAAAAGCTGGCAGTAAGTCATTTagataagaacaaacaaaaaaaggcctggtgcggtggtgcgcgcctttaatcccagcgctggggaggcagaggcagcgttcgaaggctagcctggtctacaaagcgagtccaggacagtcaatagaaaaaccctgtctcagggggaaaaaagaaaaaagaaaattgtggatccctctctccctctcctcaacCCCGCCAACTTGAACCTGTTACCTTTTCCTCTGGACACTTCTCCCCACTGATCTGCAAATGAGCATAAATATATTAAGGTTTTGAGTTGGCATCTGGTATTTAGCAACATTTTTCCTTATAGAGAAAACGTTTTTGGTGAATACTGTACATTTTCCATCGACCaaacagaaagaggagaaagaggctaTCTCTATACagataagcaaaacaaacaaacaaaaacaagacaaaaccaaaaatgccCGCCAACTTCAGCAACACTTCTGGGGATTCAGGCCCTAAGGAGAATTCCTATTGACATTTATAGCCAGAGGTGAAGACTACTTTTCCCAGTGTGCATCTGCCTTCCGTAAAGATCATGTCATCAATTTCTTAATCGCAATGCACCTTGGGGATTGTAGTCTACGAAGGCCCAACCGCTTCAACTGCCCGCCAAACTGCCACCGGAAGTACCGGCCCTGAGGGGTGGAGTTGAGTAGGTGGTGGCGGCAGCCGTTGCCAGGATCCCGCGTTGCCGCCTGAGGGACCCGTAATATGgcggggagaaggagaaggcggcggcggcggactCAGATGCGCTCCGTCTGAACAGACGAAGCCTTTACTTCTTGAGGAGGCCGGTCCACGGGCAGAGAAGCTGACCAGGCAGTGGGTACCAGGTGTGTGCGAGAGGGCCGGGGTCGCCTTTCTTACGGGTCCAGGCTCGCGGAGGGCTGGGGGTCGGCATTGGTGTCCCGCGGAGCAGAAGGCAGGCGTTCTCGGCCCGGCTTACCTTCCCTGGCTCACGAGCCCACGCAGGCACCGGGAGTGGGGAGGCTGGAGATGAAGATTGGGccgggggtgtgtgggggggggggaatgcttGGATGCTGGCTCCGCCCAGAGGAGCATCCTGCGCTGAAGAGTAGGCACAGGACGTGGAGCTTCTGCTTGGTGCAGGAGAGGCTGGGGCTCCTCCCTTGGCGCAGGAGGTGCAGGCGTCCCCCAGGGTGTGCACTGGCCATTTCTGAACGCTGGTTACCACAACCAAAGGCCCTAGGAGCGCTGTTTGCTCCACCTTTGGCACTCTGGGGCATCAGCAGGAGGATAATGAAGCTAGTTCTCTCGAGCACCCTTGATGCCCCTGTTAGGTGATTCCCACCCTTTTGTTCCTTCCTAACCTAGAGATGGATTTGGAAGGAAGCCCTCGTCCCCTTTTTCATGTTTTCAGGTGACATTTGAGTCTTAGCAAGAACCAAACATTGTCTCTTTTCTCCAGGATGGTGATAAAAACCATCACCATTATCCCTTCCATTAGGAGAGCAGCGCCCACTTACTGATGCTCTCAACGTCCTACATACAGTGCTCCTGGTTGCTGAATGCGCTTTTAGCTCCCTAGCTTCTCATAAAATCGCCTCGAGACAGATGTTCACTTTAAAGACAGAGAGCTGATGCGAAGGGATGATGCTAGCTTACCACTAATGTACAGCTGTATGCGCCTAGATAAAAGATCTTTAACCCTTTACTGACTTTATTGGAAGTTTGCATATTTGTGGAAACTTAGTGGTAAGCGGCCGGCCAGGAAGATGTGCTGCCTTTGCGTTTCCCTTCAGTGACAATTCTGGCAGAGTACTGGTTATGAATGAACAGATGGGAGCCATGAGTCTTTAGGGCTTGCCAAGAGGCTCATTGGACAAAGGTCAGTCATACTTAGGTATGAATGGAGTAGAAAAGGCATGCCTGGACCTGCTGAGGCTGGTATGCATGTAAGTGGACCATGGACCAGTAATGCCTGATGGTAAAGTATGGGGCAGTAGATTTGTGGTTGGGATCACCTTGTCATCAAGgctcctttaaaataaaacattgctcGCAAGTGGGAACCGTGGTGTGAGAAAGGTAGTGCCCTCTTGCACAATCATGGAATTGGGACTCCCTCTCTCTAATGACCGCTTTTGTAGTTGAGAGGCACCTACTTCTCTGGGAATACAGCTGTTCCCAAAGCTGCCAACCTCGGAATTCTCTTCGTTGTTCCCAAAGCTGCCAACCTCGGAATTCTCTTCGTTCTGCCTGGCTTGCTTTATGTTGTTTGATCTATTTGccctaattaatttattcagtaatTGTATAAAGTGCCTACCATGTGCTGATACTGTTCTGTACCTTGGGTATTCAGTGAGCAAGACTGAGGGGATACCTGTTCTTATGGAGCTTCCATTTCGgtggaagaagacacagaaaactCACGGAAGTAAATGAGGTCATTTCAGATAGTGGTAAGTGCTACGGAAACTGGGAAACAGCAGGGTACCATGATAGTGTTGGAGGCAGGGGAGTTAGGATGGGATGACTGGAGAAGGCGTCTTTGAGGAGGGGACATCTAAGCTGAAACTGGTGGGCTAGAGAGGCCCAGTCACGCTCCAAGTCATTTGGTgctctctccaggctctgtctTAGCACTGGAGCGTGGCTGTCTCGTTTGTTGCCCTCTGTAAGTTATTGTCACTGTACCTTTGGAGTGTCTAGGGGTGTGCGTGGGCCACTGAGGGAAGTGACTAACTTCCTGCAACAGTGAGATATCTCTAGGATGCTGGCACAAGAAAAGTAAAACTAATGAGGGCGTTTATGTCCTTAACTTTCTCAGACTTTTGAGTTTCTTGCTTTCTGTGCAAATGCAAAGAAATTATATAACATCATTTGTACTCCCTTTAATGGTGCATATAAAAGggtgtggtttttttaaaaagtaatttagcAGAAATGGATttattgagacttttttttttacatctcatGTACTGCAAATTTTGGTTAAGGTATTGTGTTATAAGTTGTTAAAATGATTGTGTCATAAAGTGTTTTGTTGCTTCTtagtcttactttaaaaaaaaaaaaagtgaacataaGCATCCAAAACAGTCTCAACACTCAGAACCAGTTGTTTCTTTGAAATTAATCTTGCTTGGCATAAATGGAAGAAATAGAAGCACCAGAGTGGAGAGAGGCTTTGTTCAGTGGTTGCAGTAGCTCTGGTTTTCATGATCTAATCAGAACTCTGAGTGAGTTTTCTTCAGTTCTAACTGTACTCTGGGGTTTCCTGGATCTTTAATATGTGTTTATGGGGGTGGGAAAAATATGAATTCATATGTTGTATAACTTAAGTCTTCAGAGGCCCAACAGGGCACTGTGTTGCTTATTTCCTGGCTGCACGGCCCATATTATGGACTGAATTTCCTAATGGTCTGAAAATGAACATTTACGGGTATTACTGCATTGGGAGTTCTCTTTCCACAGTTGACTAGGTCCCTCGCTTGTTCATGATTATGATAATGTtccttttgttaattttctttgctTACAGGAGCACAATGCTATGTAGCACAGGCAGTCAGCAAATACTTAGTATGTGCTAAAAAGACAGCACTTGCTGGCTCATCCATCTGGTTATCTAGGATTTCCATAGCCTCATAGTTTTCTAGAAATTGTGAAATTACTGGACCGATTGTTTTAAATTGCTTAGTGACCTTTCAGGCTTTCAAGCTATAAAATAAGTTAGTACCAGAGCCAGtagattttctgttttctgcctctgGCTGAGTTGGTTGGTATCCATGGCATCAAAATGAAGCCTTAAAACGCACAGGCAGAGAATTCCAGGAAGCATTTGAGTAGTCCAGTACTCTTGGGTAATAAATAAGTAAGGTGTTTTGGTCAGCACACTACTAATAGCAGTTTCTTTTTCCTAGTGCAGAGGTGAGAAGATGGAGGAGTATGAGGCATTCTGTGAGAAAGCACTTGCCCGCGTCCAGGAGGCATCGCTGTCCACAGACAGCTTCCTGCCCGCCCAGGGAGACAGCATCTCCCTCATCCGCTTCCACGGGGTGGCTGTGCTTTCTCCACTGGTAAACTTAGTAATTATCTATTATTTGTTAAAGGTTTCTTCATTCttaagcatgtacacacatgagtgcaggtgcccaaggaggccagcgAGCCTGGGAGCTGGAGTGAGAGACCACATAGgagctttttgctttgttttgtttttgtttttggagacagagtttttctgtgtaacaagagctctcactgtcctgtactcactttgtaggccaggctggccacaaactcaaagagatcctcctgcctctgccttccgagtgctaggattaaaggcatgcaccactgtgcccagccatgTAGGAGCTttaaactgaactctggtcttctggaagagaagtGTACCCttaactatctctccagctcccttacttgttttaaaataacttaaaatatagtAAATGACTAATGCAGCTCACTGAAAAGCAAATGGAAGATTTATAAACCACTGACAATATGCCTAATGCTTTTTCATAATTAGAGAAATACAATAGAAAATGAGTTAGCAGTTTTTGCCTATTGAATTTGCAATGATCTCATAGgattttgtgctttttgtttttgttttccttgagacagggtttctctgtgtaataagaGCTCTAACTGTCcaggactcgttttgtagaccaggctggccttgaacccacagagatctgcctgcctctgcctctctgggattAAGTGTGTGTTTCACCAGGCTTGGCTggactttgtgtttttatgttatgGGGAAAATGAATGTTTAATACACTTTATCAAAAAAGTAAGTTTAGGTTTTTTGGCAAGCAGTTtggtaatatttattaaatttaactGTTTATAACTTTTGACACAGCAATTCTCAGGAAGAATAACTTACTGATGTGttcaaataaatatgtacaaGTTATAATAACATCACTTAAAATAACCAAAGATTTctagatatggtggcacacgcctttaatcccagcactcagaggcagataTATgagagttcgacgccagcctcatctacaaagtgagttccaggacaacagggctgtttatatagagaaactctgtcttgaaaacaaaaacaaaaaaggggctgggcgtggtggcacacgcctttaatcccagcatttaggggacagaggcaggcggattgctgtgagtttgagaccagcctggtctataaagtgagtccaggacagccaaggctacacagaaaaaccttgtcttgaaaaacaaaaaaagaaaaagatagcaaAAATATTGTCAACCTAAATGTCCATTAATAATGGACTAGCTTAGCCATGTCCATTGTATACATTTCATGTACCCATTGAAGTGAGTGAGGCAGATCTGAGAGTGCTGTTGTAGACAGGGTGCTGTTAGAGGCAGCTGGGACCCTTCTGGCCTGCGTTGACATCAGTTTGCCACTTTTTCTGGGCAGAACTTGTAGTCCACTCCATTATCTTAAATGGGAATGCAGACAGTGAGTACTGACCTCATAGTGCTTTTTGGGAATTAAGTGAATATGTGTAAAATGTTTCGTCTAGTCCCTGGATCATAGGTGGCATTTACTATATATTAACcatttgcaattttaaaaaaaggatggTATGTTCTTTATTTGACAAGAGGTAAGAGACTAGAAGAGAGTGGAGAAGATACATTAGTTATCATTGACAATTTGATTTTTTAACTATGTGACTGTATTTAAAATCAGAgctaaataagttttaaatttatttttgttgtatgagCATTAAAAGATCAATCTTTTCTGCCAGCATTTTGTAGTGTACATTGTAAGCACAGAAAGGTTGGAAGGTAACACAGTGACAACCCATACCCTACTACTCAGGTTCACTCTGAGGTGAACTCTTTGGACATATTTTAAAGGAAGTAGAGAGGTGACATGTGTAGTGACAAGATTCTGAAGTGAGACATCCGAAGTCAGAAACTGTCAGGTGAAGCATTCAGCAGCAGCTCACAGGGTAATCTTGCCTGTCATTTAAAGAATTTGAGAAGTGAGTAAGAGCCTGATTTTCAGTGGGAAGTAAGCTACATTCAGTGATATGCACAGGTCCAACTTGACAGAGCTGGAGTGAAATACATGGGTTACATCTGTGTGACAGTCACTTGAGGTCCTCAAACCCCAGACACTGCTTAGATGCTTTGTACAGGGTCTCTGGTGTTCTGATCCAAACTTGCCGATTTGATTCTTTTACCACTGACTTGCATGTTTATGATGTCTTACAGCTTACCattgagaagagaaaggaaattcaACAGGAAAAGCAGAAAGCGCTTGATGTACAAACAAGAAAGCAGGCCAGTAGGAAAAAAGCCTTACTGACTCGTGTCCAGGAGATTCTTGACAATGTTCAGGTGTGTCATCAAACTCTTTTAGGTTGAAATAAGTAAACACTGATGACAGCTTTTCAGAAAAGCTGACTGACTGCTAAGTGTGCCTTAGTTTTATGTTTGAGTATAATTTGTTGGAGAGAATCCATTTGTTTGTTAGTACTGCCCAGTACTTGAATCAGAGGGGGTCCTTAGACAGTGGCACTATACACTGGGTATAATTGCTTATTGTCTGTCTTGTGACTACAAACTGAATTCTCAGTGTCAGAGATGATAGAATTGCCCATTGTGGGTAACCCCTGAACTAATCAAACTCTTTAGTAAAGAACCTTCTTCTTCTCTGCTAAAGTAAATAATTgcctccaagtgtgtgtgtgtgtgtgtgtgtgtgtgtgtgtgtgtgtgtgaaagttttGCTCTTCAGTATGAAAAATATCCCATCTAGATTAAACAAATAGGCTTTGTTTAATACAAATATCCCCAGACTCaaactgaaataatttaaacaaCAATATCTACACTTTTGGGaattattgttatttaaattaACTCAGGTTTATGTAAACAGTTTGTTTAAGGTTTGGATTATTttatgctaaaaagaaaaaccaatgatTTAAGTGGGACAAGTAATTTCTGCCATACATAAGACTTTTGCTTTTTCATAATTTCCAGGGTTTGTACTTTGCCTCTGTGACTCCTGCTGGATGGCCAAGAGTAGTGAGCCTTAGGATATTTCCACTAACTACTGCCCTTGTTTCCTTGTGTGGTCGTATGTAGTGTGGGTAGTAGATTTTTAATTTGCAGATTATAACTACTCTCCATATTGGTTAGTGTACAGTAGTTTATTGACTTACTGGATGTGTCCTATTATTACAAAAATGGCAGTGTTCTGCATCTAATCCATGGGGAGGATCAAATTACTATTAGCTGAGTATACTAATGAAATTACTCTTGAGTCCCAGAACTTTCGGTTTAGAAAAGCATATGCAACATCAACTGTAGTGAATTGTGTGTATGGACAGAGGTTTCCTGGACTACAAATAGATGGGGGCGGCTCTTTTATCTTTGAAACCTATGGCCCAGTCATGTATTTAGCTTGTCTAACCTAACCCTACCCCACTGGCACACTAAGGACATGGCTCTTGAGCATCAAAGACGTGAGCTATGGAAAGTGTTCTGCGGCAGAATGATCTGTCTTGCTTATGCCTGGGCCATGTCCATGGATCCCAGGCATGTGCACTTCTTTGTCACCAAGTGTACGCGCATTGTTTATTGCATAGCATCTGGAGACCATTATGTGTCTTGGGACTTATGAGTGAAACTGAAGTGCCGTATAgtctagcaaaacaaaacaaaacaaaacaaaagcccgtACAAAACAACCACAGCAGATTTTTAGCACCAAGGATATAATGAGCTCTCACTTCCCCTGCATGGTCTCTGAGGTACAGTTATTCTCACCGTGATGTCTCAGTTGTTGACCCCTTGTCTGAAAACATACTCACCCCACAGCTTGCTGTCTTCACCAACTGTCAGTTGATCTAAGTAAAGCTTCGTAAGCTGAGTTCTAAGTTGAGACTTTTTAATTTctagtaaaataaactacatagatgAACTATTATTTACTCCAGAAATGCCTCATCTTATGGGGAGGGTTGCTTTAAAGCGAAAGCATTTTTTCTCAGCTGGTATACACAGAAGACTGACAGAGAGAAGGGCCCTCTGCCAAGTAGAGGCAGGATGGTGGTCTCAGGAACCAAAGCTCCTAAaataccttgttttgttttgcttttaaggcAGGATCTGACTAGGTAGTCTTGGCTGGTCTTGAACGTATAGCAgctttttgcctctgcctctggagttctgggattaaaggtccatTTCACCAGGCTAACACCTTTAAAGAGTCTATTTTTATGTTCtgcttccatgtatgtctgtacaacatgtgtgtgcctgcacaggccagaaaaaggcattagATCTAGAACTAAAGTTACAAATGgtgagctgtggtgtgtgtgctgggagccgAATTTGGTGCCCTGCGAGAGCAGCAACTATCTTAACTgatgagacatctctctagccccttgtagGGAGTTTTTTAGGAGATTCTTGATTAAGCATATGGGAGGCGGGAGGGTTATTTTTGCTTAAtcaatgtcttttttgtttgtttttggttttggttttggtttttcgagacagggtttctctgtgtagccttggctgtcctggactcactttgtagaccaggctggcctcgaactcacagcgatccacctgcctctgcctcctaagtgctgggattaaaggcgtgtgccaccacgcccagtgctTAATCAATATCTTATAcaggttgcttttgttttataagtGCCTATGTAAAGCATTTGCTTACTTAGTGTTTACTGCACATGCCATTATTGTTGGGAGATGACCTGTCTCAGGAGTAGTTGCCGTTATTAAAAATGTATGACCAAAGGAACTTACAGACATTGCTTCTGTCCCAGGGTAAACTGTGTGTACTCATATTTATCTCagaattgatctttttttttttttttctttaaataaataagataggaTAATCAATGAATTTCTTTGGTGGTGATTTGATCTTTATGCAATCAAGGATATAGAAACTGatggttgtgggttttttgtttgtttgttttgtctttttgagacatagtttcactctgtagtctagggtggtcttgaacttaaagcatttctcctgtctcagtctactgagtgctgagataacaggcatgAAACATGCTTTGTGTTCTCAAATATTAGAACTCTaaatctttctgttttattgtagAAAACAGTGAAATCTAAGGATCTTttgaggtggtggcgcacgcctttaatcccagtgcttgggtggcagaggcaggaggatctcttgaggtcaaggctaatctggtctacatagagagcctCTGTTtcagccttggccgtcctggactcaatttgtggactagactggcctcgaactcaacagcaatctgcctccctctgcctccctgagtgctgggcatgcACCACTACTCTCGGCTcaagagcctgtcttaaaaacaacacaaacgaCTACCACATCAAAGCCCCaaacaaaggcttttttttttttttaaatgatggaaaaatagtaatttttaattgTCCCTTTCCAGGTTAGAAAAGCACCAAATGCCAGTGATTTTGACCAATGGGCGACAGAAAACATTTACTCTAATCCAGAAGTCAGAGACTTGAATGTTCCCGCGACAGGTCCAAACAGCTTGCCAAGCGCTGCTGAGCACTGTGCTTCAGTAGAGCTTGAAGAGATGACTGGACTTTTGCCTGTGGATGATGAGGACCCACATGACCCTAACAGGAGGGGCCGGCCTAGAGACTCAGAAGGCTCTGCTTCTCTGAAGTGGTGTGAGAGtccagacagcaggcaggcagaaaacGGAGCTGCTCCAAGGCTCTCGGCAGCAAGCTCACAGGAGAAGCTGGTTTCTGATGGTCCCCTCTTAGCAAAGGAAGGACAGGGCCCATCAGGCTTGGCTGACATCACTCCAGATCCCTACATAATGAGCCTTCAGAATCTAATGAAAAAGTCAAAGGAATATGTGGAAAGAGAGCAATCTAGCAGGAGTCTGAGAAGTAGTGCTAAGAGAAGTGTTAATGAAAGTCATTCAGACAAAGAAAATGACGCTGCTAAAGCTAGTGACTGTGCAAAGGAGAAGGCCCCGCCCATGCCCCTAAGCAGGCATTGTGACTCCATCATCCCTGACAAACCAAGCCTTAATAAGTCAAACGTCCTCCTCCAAGGTGCTTCTCAAGCAAGCAGCATGGGCACACCAGATTCAGCTAGCTTTTCTAAAGTAGACCCACCTGTCGGAACTGGACTGCCCACTGTTCCAGATGCTGAGTCAGAATTTAAAGTTGTTACTGAAAACAAAGTTTTGAAAAGTCTTACAGGTCCGTATGCCAAATTACCTAGTCCAGAGCCAAGTACGAGTCCTACAGTGCATCGAAGGCGGTCCAGGCCATCATCAGCATGTCAGATCCTTATAAACAACCCAGTAAATGCCTGTGAGCTAAGcccaaagggaaaggaagagacagtGGGTAGAACACCAGCTGCTGCTGAAACAACAAATGAATCTGAAATTGTGCCAAAGTCATCGACTGATTTAACAGGAGTTTCATCAAGCAAGGTTTCTGCTACCAAAATTGTATCTGACACCACAAGGGATATGGTTGTGGGTAAGCCAAGTGAGGTGTATCAGGCTTTAGAGACTCAATTAGACAATAAAGTCACTGTTGAGCAATCTGCTATGGAAGGGCCCTTCATGCCTGATGAGATGGGAGTCCAGAAAGTGGACAGTACTTGTATGGCTGTGCCCAGTTTGCATGAACTACATGCCACCAGTCAGTGTGTAACAAGTCAAACCTTGGAAGATATGTGTGGACTCAAGTCAGCCAGTTTGTTAGCAAAAAACTCCTGCAATTTACAAATGGAACTGAATAAATCTTATGATGTGAAGAACCCATCTCCCTTACTTATGCAGACCCAGAATTCCAGACAGCAGATGGACACCCCTCCAGTCCCCTGTGGAAACGAACAGTTTTTGGATAACAGTTTTGAAAAAGTTAAGCGGAGACTTGATTTAGATATTGACAGTTTGCAAAAAGAGAATTGTCCTTACATTATAACAGCTGGAGTGGCTGAGCAGGAGAGGGAACATCTGCCAGAAAGAAGATACCCTAAGGGATCCATCTACATTAACAAGAATAAGATGCTAGGAACTAGCCCCAAAGGTAAGAAAACTTAGAAGTGATTGTGAAATAAATTGTCCTGTGTGTGTAAGGCTATTCAGTTTCATTGATCTTGCTAGAAAACATAGCACCTGCTCACCGCCCTTTGTTAgaattttttcaagaaagggtttctctgtgtagccctgactgtcctggaacttgctttgtagaccaggctggcctcgaactcagagatccgcctgcctctgccttctgaatgctaggattaaaggcgtgtaccgccACCTCCAGGCTTGTTAGGATTTCTTAACAACTGAATGATGAGGCTTTCGTAGACCATGCTGTAGAAAATAGTATTGGTTTCACAAACACTTCACAGGAAACATAATCGTATTCTCATGAGTTAACCCCGGGCCCCCTGACCTATGAGGGACTTGCCATATACTTGCCTCTGGTGCAGCTTTACCTCAGACCCACTGGAGTGGCATAAGGAGGCTCTGGTGGTGACTGCAGCAGCTTAGTGGTGAACATGGCTTCAGGTTTCTACTGCATCCAGTTTTATACCATCTTGTTAATAcatgtttttttgtctttattgttgcttttgtttatcATGGTTTGTAACTTAAGTAAGTTAAGTTCTTTAAACTTAGGGCAAAAATAAGTTTAGGACAGAATACTTAAAACCacctttatataaaaacaaacacagaaacaaagctgggctgtggtgacacatgtctttaattccagcatttgggaggcagaggcaggtggactttgagttcaaggccaacctggtctacagagcaagttccagagcagccagagttacacagagaaacactgtctcaaaacaaacaaacaaaacccacctttATGAGAGTCTTAAAACCACTCTGTAGGTGAGTGAGGTAACATagacatttaatcccagcacttgggaggcagaggcaggtggagggagCTCTggaagtttgaagtcagcctggttgGCTCAGCCTGCTATGGCTACCTTGTCTGCAGAAAACCAACACTGAAAATACTCCCCTCCACCAGAGCACAAAAACTGTTTGGTATCTAGGGAACCAGCTTGAATTCTCCAAGCAGAGAACCTTGCATGGGTGAAGGTTGCC encodes:
- the Ccp110 gene encoding centriolar coiled-coil protein of 110 kDa → MRSFQIVCRGEKMEEYEAFCEKALARVQEASLSTDSFLPAQGDSISLIRFHGVAVLSPLLTIEKRKEIQQEKQKALDVQTRKQASRKKALLTRVQEILDNVQVRKAPNASDFDQWATENIYSNPEVRDLNVPATGPNSLPSAAEHCASVELEEMTGLLPVDDEDPHDPNRRGRPRDSEGSASLKWCESPDSRQAENGAAPRLSAASSQEKLVSDGPLLAKEGQGPSGLADITPDPYIMSLQNLMKKSKEYVEREQSSRSLRSSAKRSVNESHSDKENDAAKASDCAKEKAPPMPLSRHCDSIIPDKPSLNKSNVLLQGASQASSMGTPDSASFSKVDPPVGTGLPTVPDAESEFKVVTENKVLKSLTGPYAKLPSPEPSTSPTVHRRRSRPSSACQILINNPVNACELSPKGKEETVGRTPAAAETTNESEIVPKSSTDLTGVSSSKVSATKIVSDTTRDMVVGKPSEVYQALETQLDNKVTVEQSAMEGPFMPDEMGVQKVDSTCMAVPSLHELHATSQCVTSQTLEDMCGLKSASLLAKNSCNLQMELNKSYDVKNPSPLLMQTQNSRQQMDTPPVPCGNEQFLDNSFEKVKRRLDLDIDSLQKENCPYIITAGVAEQEREHLPERRYPKGSIYINKNKMLGTSPKEGQEILKSKMLAFEEIRKRLEEQHAQQLSLLIAEQEREQERLQKEIEEQEKMLKEKAGTALGVHDLNSALELEWRKRSDSALLETMLSQVDSLQTSNNSGFTNSALQYSFGSASEAPFYLWGSLTGGVTKLSVTRPFGRAQAKWSQVFSPEIQAKFNKITAVAKGFLTRKLMQTDKLKQLRQTVKDTMEFMRSFQSEAPLKRGVVSAQDASLQERVLAQLRAALYGIHDIFFVMDAAERMSILHHDREARKEKLLRQMDKMKSPRVTLSVATQKSLDRKKFMKVAEMGMPNKKFLLKQNPSETRVLQPNQGQNAPVHRLLSRQGTPKTSVKGVVQSRQKPSQSRVPSRAPVSGAYAGKIQRKRPNVATI